A single genomic interval of Natronoarchaeum philippinense harbors:
- a CDS encoding amino acid ABC transporter ATP-binding protein — MSLLRVDHVDKSYGEERVLRDVSFEMERQDVEVIVGPSGSGKSTMLRCVNRLTEIDDGEIYLDGEEIHDLDQNDLRRRVGMVFQDFNLFAHRTARGNITLGLEEVLGKSHEEATRVAEDYLERVGLADQADSYPAELSGGQQQRVGIARALAMEPELLLFDEPTSALDPELIGEVLDVMHDLAEEGMTMLCVTHEMDFARSVASTLTVLDDGQIVERGPPEQLFENPEHERTRAFLGDLTDVR; from the coding sequence ATGAGTCTGTTACGCGTCGACCACGTCGACAAATCGTACGGCGAAGAGCGAGTACTGCGCGACGTTAGCTTCGAGATGGAGCGCCAAGACGTCGAAGTGATCGTCGGCCCGAGCGGCTCGGGCAAGTCGACGATGCTGCGGTGTGTCAACCGGCTCACCGAGATCGACGACGGGGAGATCTACCTCGACGGCGAGGAGATCCACGACCTCGACCAGAACGATCTTCGGCGTCGCGTCGGCATGGTGTTTCAGGACTTCAACCTGTTCGCCCACCGCACCGCGCGGGGCAACATCACGCTCGGGCTCGAAGAAGTGCTGGGCAAGTCCCACGAGGAGGCCACCCGAGTCGCGGAAGACTACCTCGAACGGGTCGGACTGGCCGATCAGGCCGACTCGTACCCGGCCGAGTTGTCGGGTGGCCAGCAACAGCGCGTCGGCATCGCCCGCGCGCTCGCCATGGAACCGGAGCTGCTCCTGTTCGACGAGCCGACGAGCGCGCTCGACCCCGAACTGATCGGCGAGGTGCTCGACGTGATGCACGATCTGGCCGAGGAAGGGATGACGATGCTGTGTGTCACCCACGAGATGGACTTCGCCCGCTCGGTCGCTTCGACGCTGACCGTCCTCGACGACGGCCAGATCGTCGAACGCGGCCCGCCCGAACAGCTGTTCGAGAACCCCGAACACGAACGCACGCGGGCGTTCCTCGGCGACCTCACCGACGTACGATGA
- a CDS encoding amino acid ABC transporter permease codes for MTATEESSTAPEEARGSTVGELPGRRRLIVGGVGVAFWAWLLTRWAYHNSWVDRLFTAIGLPDLIRSEVPVRLREPWIPAGPFETAGAAVGEFAASLGPASFLIEWLAWLLNVAGFATTMAPQLAAGAFITAYLTILSMLFGLVIAVPLSVARIYGGFILRSLSLVYTELIRGTPLLAQLFLLYFGLGLANDISEIGIVGNGAVPRAAIFVAIIGFTINSSAYQSEYIRSALQSVDDGQMTAARSVGLSKLQSIRHVILPQGLRFAIPGWTNEFVYLIKYSSLAAFITVPELFRRAQDIGSDTFRFTDAYVIVAVFYLALVLTTALAMNKVESVVAVPGVGQSTDRE; via the coding sequence ATGACAGCCACAGAGGAGTCGTCCACGGCGCCGGAGGAAGCCCGCGGATCGACGGTCGGCGAGCTTCCTGGCCGGCGTCGACTGATCGTCGGTGGCGTCGGCGTCGCCTTCTGGGCGTGGCTGTTGACTCGCTGGGCGTACCACAACTCGTGGGTGGACCGGCTGTTCACGGCAATCGGACTGCCGGACTTGATCCGGTCGGAGGTGCCCGTCCGCCTGCGCGAACCGTGGATTCCTGCCGGGCCGTTCGAGACAGCCGGCGCAGCTGTCGGAGAGTTCGCGGCGTCGCTCGGCCCCGCGAGCTTCCTGATCGAGTGGCTCGCGTGGCTGCTCAACGTTGCGGGCTTCGCCACGACGATGGCGCCGCAACTGGCCGCCGGTGCGTTCATCACTGCGTACCTGACGATCCTGTCGATGCTGTTCGGACTGGTGATCGCCGTCCCGCTGTCGGTCGCGCGGATCTACGGCGGATTCATCCTCAGGAGCCTTTCGCTCGTCTACACGGAGCTGATCCGGGGGACGCCGCTGCTCGCGCAGCTGTTTTTGCTCTACTTCGGCCTCGGGCTGGCAAACGATATCAGCGAAATCGGGATCGTCGGCAACGGCGCCGTTCCGCGGGCCGCGATCTTCGTCGCCATCATCGGGTTTACGATCAACTCCTCGGCCTACCAGTCCGAGTACATCCGGTCGGCGCTGCAGTCTGTCGACGACGGCCAGATGACCGCGGCCCGGTCGGTCGGGCTCTCGAAGCTCCAGAGCATCCGCCACGTTATCCTGCCACAGGGGCTTCGCTTTGCGATCCCCGGCTGGACCAACGAGTTCGTCTACCTGATCAAGTACTCCTCGCTGGCCGCGTTCATCACGGTGCCCGAACTGTTCCGCCGCGCGCAGGACATCGGCTCCGATACGTTCCGCTTTACCGACGCCTACGTGATCGTTGCAGTGTTCTATCTCGCGTTGGTGCTGACGACCGCGCTGGCGATGAACAAGGTCGAATCGGTCGTCGCGGTTCCGGGCGTCGGCCAGTCGACCGATCGGGAGTGA
- a CDS encoding class I SAM-dependent methyltransferase yields the protein MDPSDNRRFWAERSGEYSPDYYAHRGPDETSEAIRAALDGVVAPSDPILELGCSAGRHLAHLHDHGFESLHGLDINEDAFDVMAETYPDLADAGTFHVGAIEEVVEEFDTDQFAAVFSVETLQHVHPDATDAFAEVARIASDRILTVENEGDHREGDPDVNYVREELPLYYRDWDSVFGDLGFEQISAEPTKRDTLRTFRPRER from the coding sequence GTGGATCCTTCTGACAATCGTCGCTTCTGGGCCGAGCGCAGCGGGGAGTACTCGCCCGACTACTACGCCCACCGCGGCCCGGACGAGACGAGCGAGGCGATCCGCGCCGCGCTCGACGGCGTCGTCGCGCCGAGCGACCCGATTCTCGAACTCGGCTGTAGCGCCGGCCGACATCTCGCGCACCTCCACGACCACGGCTTCGAGTCCCTCCACGGCCTCGACATCAACGAGGACGCCTTCGACGTGATGGCCGAAACCTACCCCGACCTCGCCGACGCCGGGACCTTCCACGTCGGCGCCATCGAGGAGGTCGTCGAGGAGTTCGACACCGATCAGTTCGCCGCCGTCTTCTCCGTCGAAACGCTCCAACACGTCCATCCCGACGCGACCGACGCCTTCGCCGAGGTGGCCCGAATCGCGTCGGACCGGATCCTCACCGTCGAAAACGAGGGCGACCATCGGGAGGGCGACCCCGACGTGAACTACGTCCGCGAGGAGCTGCCGCTGTACTACCGGGACTGGGACTCCGTGTTCGGCGACCTCGGCTTCGAGCAGATTTCTGCCGAGCCAACCAAACGAGACACGCTGCGGACCTTTCGGCCGCGCGAGCGTTGA
- the hpt gene encoding hypoxanthine/guanine phosphoribosyltransferase: MERLQQSLHEAPIVDKGDYEYLVHPISNGVPMLDPELLREVVVGVMQAADLEGVDKIVAPEAMGIHIATALSLQTDIPLVVIRKRKYGLDGEVALHQTTGYSESEMYINDVEEGDRVLIVDDLLSTGGTLAAVTGALDDIGAEIADIVVVIRKVGGSALDDTDYEATSLVDITVEDGEVTIH, translated from the coding sequence ATGGAACGGTTACAGCAGTCGCTCCACGAAGCGCCGATCGTCGACAAAGGCGATTACGAGTATCTGGTCCACCCGATCAGCAACGGCGTCCCGATGCTCGACCCCGAACTGCTCCGTGAGGTCGTCGTCGGCGTCATGCAGGCCGCGGATCTGGAGGGCGTCGACAAGATCGTCGCGCCGGAGGCGATGGGTATTCACATCGCAACCGCGCTCTCCCTGCAGACCGACATCCCGCTGGTGGTCATCCGTAAGCGCAAGTACGGCCTCGACGGCGAGGTTGCGCTCCACCAGACGACCGGCTACTCCGAGTCAGAGATGTACATCAACGACGTGGAAGAGGGCGACCGCGTGCTGATCGTCGACGACCTGCTCTCGACCGGCGGGACGCTGGCGGCCGTCACGGGCGCGCTCGACGACATCGGCGCCGAGATCGCGGACATCGTCGTCGTGATCCGCAAGGTCGGCGGCTCCGCGCTCGACGACACTGACTACGAGGCGACCAGCCTCGTCGACATCACCGTCGAGGACGGCGAGGTTACGATCCACTGA
- a CDS encoding uracil-xanthine permease family protein, protein MATETDGEIELEYELDERPPLPKSILLGLQHVAVMIVPATAVAYIVGGAVGGVDVAYIVQMVLLFSGLATVVQAYTAGPVGAKLPIVMGTSFTFVGAATTIGVDYGLGAVLGAILVTGFTVEGLIGWQFKRIKPFFPPLVTGLVVVIIGLYLIPVAIDYAAGGVGASDYGAPYNLGLAALVLGVALVLNLFADGVARLLSILAGITVGYGTAVALGYVDFSAVSAAAWVALPQPGKFSLSFEPVPIVTFAFLFLVSAMETVGDMSSVTAAEGRNPTDDEFRGGLFTDGLLSSLGSMFGAFPVTSFSQNAGIINFTGVMSRHVVGIAGGMLVVLGLSPKVGAAVTTIPQAVFGGAVLLMAGMVAASGFRLIMLHTDLDRRNMVIVAASLGLGLGVTTRPEALAELPGAAETFFSEPVIMTALTALVLNTIVPGENSPLFDADSEDQSAGTPTVETPTDD, encoded by the coding sequence ATGGCGACAGAGACAGACGGGGAGATCGAGCTCGAATACGAACTCGACGAGCGGCCGCCGTTGCCCAAGTCGATCCTGCTGGGACTGCAACACGTCGCAGTGATGATCGTCCCGGCGACGGCGGTGGCGTACATCGTCGGCGGCGCGGTCGGCGGCGTCGACGTGGCCTACATCGTTCAGATGGTGCTCCTGTTCTCGGGGCTGGCGACGGTCGTGCAGGCGTACACCGCCGGTCCGGTTGGGGCCAAGCTCCCGATCGTGATGGGAACGAGTTTCACGTTCGTCGGCGCAGCGACGACGATCGGCGTCGACTACGGCCTCGGCGCCGTGCTCGGCGCGATTCTGGTGACCGGATTCACCGTCGAAGGACTGATCGGCTGGCAGTTCAAGCGCATCAAGCCGTTCTTCCCGCCGCTGGTGACGGGACTTGTCGTCGTCATCATCGGCCTGTATCTGATCCCCGTAGCGATCGACTACGCCGCCGGCGGCGTCGGTGCCAGTGACTACGGCGCACCCTACAACCTCGGCCTCGCCGCGCTCGTGCTCGGCGTCGCACTCGTTCTCAACCTGTTCGCCGACGGCGTCGCGCGGCTCCTGAGCATTCTCGCTGGAATCACCGTCGGCTACGGCACTGCCGTCGCGCTGGGGTACGTCGACTTCAGCGCGGTATCCGCGGCCGCGTGGGTCGCGCTTCCCCAACCCGGGAAGTTCAGCCTCTCTTTCGAGCCGGTTCCGATCGTCACGTTCGCGTTCCTGTTTCTGGTCTCCGCGATGGAGACCGTCGGCGACATGTCGAGTGTCACCGCCGCTGAGGGGCGCAACCCGACCGACGATGAGTTCCGCGGAGGCCTGTTCACCGACGGTCTCCTGAGCTCGCTCGGCTCGATGTTCGGCGCTTTCCCCGTCACGTCGTTCTCGCAGAACGCCGGCATCATCAACTTCACCGGCGTGATGAGCCGCCACGTCGTCGGGATCGCAGGTGGCATGCTGGTCGTGCTGGGCCTCAGCCCGAAGGTCGGCGCCGCGGTCACGACGATCCCACAGGCGGTCTTCGGCGGCGCCGTGCTGCTGATGGCCGGGATGGTCGCCGCCAGCGGCTTCCGGCTGATCATGCTCCACACCGATCTCGATCGACGGAACATGGTCATCGTCGCCGCCTCGCTCGGACTCGGCCTCGGCGTGACGACCCGTCCCGAGGCGCTTGCGGAACTGCCCGGCGCGGCTGAGACGTTCTTCAGCGAACCGGTAATCATGACCGCGCTGACGGCGTTGGTGCTCAACACGATCGTTCCCGGCGAGAACAGCCCGCTGTTCGACGCCGACTCCGAAGACCAGTCCGCCGGGACGCCGACGGTCGAGACGCCGACAGACGACTGA
- a CDS encoding type IV pilin: MREVIRLRAAGRKRALSPVIGVGLLIAIVVTLAAVTMFMVGGLTDQSGPAPQATLDLQTEGDGPAHVIVHQGGDTLGERDGRLVVRGVANPEALATVELSADDSVSVYPVDENVAIVWFAEDGDESHVLASFDADPVPASPDEGCAWVESRAGGDLTIDGITVACDVETSGTITVKQGGTVLGDIDGGDIDFDNANIYGSVDASKGVDVSNTSVDGSIDADGDVDIDAGSTVSAAVSGANVDLSKATVEGALVADNQIAASNGVVEDDIAASGNVDLDSSTVGGHAFVGSDFDCSNSTVDGDQCADYSPRNYDEY, translated from the coding sequence ATGCGCGAGGTCATCCGTCTTCGAGCGGCCGGGCGCAAGCGTGCGCTCTCGCCCGTGATCGGCGTCGGACTCCTCATCGCTATCGTCGTCACGCTGGCGGCGGTCACCATGTTCATGGTGGGTGGGCTCACCGACCAATCCGGACCCGCACCGCAGGCCACACTCGATCTGCAGACGGAGGGCGACGGCCCCGCTCACGTCATTGTCCATCAGGGCGGCGACACGCTCGGCGAGCGCGACGGACGCCTCGTCGTCCGCGGTGTCGCCAACCCCGAGGCGCTCGCCACTGTGGAACTGAGTGCAGACGACTCCGTCAGCGTCTATCCCGTCGACGAGAACGTCGCTATCGTCTGGTTCGCCGAGGACGGGGACGAGAGCCACGTTCTGGCGTCGTTCGACGCCGATCCCGTCCCCGCATCGCCCGACGAGGGCTGCGCGTGGGTCGAGTCCAGAGCCGGCGGCGATCTCACTATCGACGGTATCACGGTCGCGTGCGATGTCGAGACGAGCGGCACGATCACGGTCAAACAGGGCGGGACAGTGCTCGGTGATATCGACGGCGGCGATATCGATTTCGACAATGCGAACATCTACGGCTCGGTCGACGCCAGCAAGGGCGTCGATGTCTCGAACACGAGCGTCGACGGTTCGATCGACGCCGACGGTGACGTAGATATCGATGCGGGATCGACGGTTAGCGCCGCGGTCTCGGGAGCCAACGTCGATCTCTCGAAAGCCACCGTCGAAGGGGCGCTCGTCGCCGACAACCAGATCGCCGCGTCCAACGGCGTCGTCGAGGACGATATAGCCGCCAGTGGCAACGTCGACCTCGATTCGAGCACCGTCGGCGGGCACGCGTTCGTCGGCAGCGACTTCGACTGCAGCAATTCGACCGTCGACGGCGACCAATGCGCCGACTACTCCCCGCGGAACTACGACGAGTACTGA
- a CDS encoding translation initiation factor eIF-1A — MSEESGRRNLRMPNDDELFAVVTEHNGGNHVRVRCEDGKERMGRIPGRMKYRTWIEQDDIVVVEPWDWQDEKANIEWRYTSQDADQLRREGHID, encoded by the coding sequence GTGAGTGAAGAAAGCGGGCGTCGGAACCTCCGAATGCCCAACGACGACGAGCTGTTTGCGGTCGTAACCGAACACAACGGCGGCAACCACGTGCGCGTTCGCTGTGAGGACGGCAAAGAGCGAATGGGCCGGATCCCCGGCCGTATGAAGTACCGTACGTGGATCGAGCAAGACGACATCGTGGTCGTCGAACCGTGGGACTGGCAGGACGAGAAGGCCAACATCGAGTGGCGCTACACCAGCCAAGACGCCGACCAGCTCCGCCGCGAAGGTCACATCGACTAA
- a CDS encoding TMEM175 family protein has translation MAATDETDRLVALSDGVFAIAITLLVLDIPLPEAGGGGSAELLGSFVREQGIDVFAYVLSFLVIGLYWVLHRNTFVHIRRHDRRLLWLNLLFLLAVSFLPYPTSVLTAFPNEFGVIFYAASQTVAGATLVAVWVYASRQELFAEGIRSHAVRVRVARFAVSPLVFVISIPIGLFDPRLGILCWLALLPLNGYLQSRFVWNDD, from the coding sequence ATGGCCGCCACTGACGAAACCGACCGGCTCGTTGCGCTCAGCGACGGCGTCTTCGCCATTGCGATCACGCTGCTGGTGCTCGACATCCCGCTTCCGGAGGCCGGCGGCGGAGGATCGGCGGAACTTCTCGGCTCGTTCGTCCGCGAGCAGGGGATCGACGTGTTCGCGTACGTCCTGAGCTTTCTCGTTATCGGTCTCTACTGGGTGTTACACCGGAACACGTTCGTCCACATCCGGCGTCACGATAGGCGGCTGCTGTGGCTCAACTTGCTATTTTTGCTCGCGGTCTCGTTTCTGCCCTATCCCACGTCGGTTCTAACCGCCTTTCCGAACGAGTTCGGCGTTATCTTCTACGCGGCGTCTCAGACGGTCGCCGGTGCGACGCTCGTGGCTGTTTGGGTCTACGCGTCCCGGCAGGAACTGTTCGCCGAGGGAATAAGATCGCACGCCGTCCGCGTGCGAGTTGCACGGTTTGCGGTCTCGCCGCTCGTGTTTGTGATCTCGATTCCGATCGGGCTGTTCGATCCTCGGCTGGGAATCCTGTGCTGGCTCGCCCTGTTGCCGCTGAACGGCTACCTTCAGTCGCGGTTCGTCTGGAACGACGACTGA
- a CDS encoding redox-regulated ATPase YchF: MSYRIGLVGKPSVGKSTFFNAATMNDVPEGAYPFTTIDPSVGEAYVRVECAAPEFDETCTPNTGYCDDGVRFVPTKLVDVAGLIPGAHEGAGLGNQFLTDLNETDVLVHVVDFSGKTDIEGEPTEDHDPRDDIDFLETELDQWYLDVLDKGIERYRSGHVTEDDDIEEELAEQMSAFRIIEDEIKRLIRRTDVGFDPDAWDDEDKIDLAREIRKETKPLVIAANKMDMPEAQDNWDEITDDPEYDHLTFVPASAHAEKALKSADEGGVVDYRPGDGEFEIVGDISEEQEAGLEQIREFVDEYGSTGVQDALEAALFDVLGVTPVFPGGANGLGNERGEVLPDCYLLPPNSTAEDFAYSLHSDIGEGFLHAIDCRSNRQRGAGYELDDRDVLEVVTTN; the protein is encoded by the coding sequence ATGAGTTACCGGATCGGACTCGTCGGCAAGCCCTCCGTGGGCAAGTCGACCTTCTTCAACGCGGCGACGATGAACGACGTGCCAGAAGGCGCCTATCCCTTCACGACGATCGACCCGAGCGTCGGCGAGGCCTACGTGCGCGTCGAGTGTGCGGCCCCCGAATTCGACGAGACCTGTACGCCAAACACCGGCTACTGCGACGACGGCGTCCGCTTCGTCCCGACCAAGCTCGTCGACGTTGCCGGGCTGATCCCCGGCGCCCACGAGGGTGCGGGGCTGGGTAACCAGTTCCTGACGGATCTCAACGAGACCGACGTGCTGGTCCACGTCGTCGACTTCTCGGGGAAGACCGACATCGAGGGCGAGCCGACCGAGGATCACGACCCGCGCGACGACATCGACTTCCTCGAAACCGAACTCGACCAGTGGTACCTCGACGTGCTCGACAAAGGCATCGAGCGCTACCGGAGCGGCCACGTCACCGAAGACGACGACATCGAGGAGGAACTCGCCGAGCAGATGAGCGCGTTCCGCATCATCGAAGACGAGATCAAGCGGCTGATCCGCCGGACCGATGTCGGCTTCGACCCCGACGCGTGGGACGACGAGGACAAGATCGATCTCGCCCGGGAGATCCGCAAGGAGACCAAGCCGCTGGTGATCGCGGCCAATAAGATGGACATGCCCGAAGCACAGGACAACTGGGACGAGATCACCGACGATCCCGAGTACGACCATCTCACGTTCGTCCCCGCCAGCGCTCACGCCGAGAAGGCGCTCAAGTCCGCTGACGAGGGCGGCGTCGTCGACTACCGTCCCGGCGACGGCGAGTTCGAGATCGTCGGCGACATCTCCGAGGAGCAAGAAGCCGGCCTCGAACAGATCCGCGAGTTCGTCGACGAGTACGGCTCGACCGGCGTCCAAGACGCCCTAGAGGCCGCGCTGTTCGACGTGCTCGGCGTCACGCCGGTGTTCCCCGGGGGCGCGAACGGACTGGGCAACGAGCGGGGCGAGGTGCTTCCCGACTGCTATCTACTCCCGCCGAACTCGACCGCCGAGGACTTCGCGTACAGCCTCCACTCGGACATCGGCGAGGGCTTTCTGCACGCCATCGACTGCCGGTCGAACCGCCAGCGCGGCGCGGGCTACGAACTCGACGACCGGGACGTGCTCGAAGTCGTAACGACGAACTAA